The region CTTTTCGTTTCAAAATcggaaatcaaatgaacgaaaaagtacacgggccCAATTACAGTTCACTGTTAAGCCTACATCAGTTTCTGTCAACTAATGTCAAATCAGAGGCTAGCTACCGTCTTGGTCCGTTCGAGCGTATGGGGAGTGACgtaggcaaaaaaaacaacaaactgacTTGGATGTGTGGTGCTTGATGTCAAGCCCCGCCTTCCCGCAGGCTGCAGCAAGATGCTCCTCCATTTTTTGaacaatgcaattacctgtTTCAGCCACCACGGGAAcagtgctccccctgccccacagTGCTCCCTCTGCCCcacagatgggtctgaccccactcatgggtcagacccatctggtagcgaaggaAGGCCGAGACTGAGGGCTACattgaaaaatatgcaccaaacaagctactttgaaatgttgctgtttctatgaatacaaaagttgggtgacccccacccccctctggACTAAAAAATGTtagatgaccctcccctcaacaaagaataaaaagacatgaccttcccctattttcctctggtggtccattccataaataccgaacagCCCCTTACTGAAGAACTTTGCACCTGCCATGTCATGTGTTATTTCATCTCTGGTAGGAATCTGGTAATGTTCTCTCTTCATGTTGCCATTGAAGTCTTTAGGATCCATGCACACACGTATGTCTCCAGATTGCTTTGTGACACACACCATCGAATTCACCAATTCTGTGGGCTCCTCCACCTTTTTTATGACTACCAGTGACTCCATTCGGTCGAGTTCTTGCTTCAGTTAGTCACGTAGCGGTGCTGGAACCCGACTGGAACCCGCCTGGGAGCATGGACAACTGGCTGTGCATTATCTTTTAGCTGTATCATGTAGGTGAAAGGTAAAACCAAACCCCTCAAATATATGTGGATATGTGTTGATGCAGTAGATCCTCTTGACCAAGCCCAGTTTTTCACATGCATCATCACCTAGTAGCGAGTCATGTCCACCTGGAGCAACTACAAACAGCCCGTCCTGAATTGCTCGTTTATCGAGGAACTCCACTGTACCGGGTTGTAGGTTATGTTTGAGTTTTAGTTTAGGGTGATGtgagtatattgaaaaaaggagaGCGTGACCGGGACCTggaggtttttttattttattaacaaattCATAAGTGTCTTCGATGTAACTGGAGTGGAGTTTAGGAAGTGGATTAATGAAATGGTCTATGTATTCTGTAATTTGATAGGATTCTGAGCCACAGTCACTTACTATTGGGTGGCTGACTGGAACATCAAAAGGGACCGTCCATGTCACAGGAGGCTTGTGGATCTTcgggaggaggaagaagaggcgaGACCTGGGCTCATAGACCGTCCAGGTATTTTTTCTGTTTAGcgttaatgtatttattttggtaAAGGTTATCTGTAATGTCCCTAatgagtgtttgtgtttctaatTATGAGTGTGTGAGTTGTCTATAATATGTGTGGTCATTTAACTGTCTGTTAGCTTCTAAATTGTAATTGTTTCTATCTTGGATGACTATTTGGCCCCCTTCGTCTGCAGGTTTTATGACTATGTGTTTGTTATTACCTAAAAATTTCATGATGTGTTTGTCTTCCTGACTAATGTTGGGTGTTCAGTGTGGAAAGGGTCGCCAATGTGTGAGTGTTTGgttatttttattaatgaatTGTGCTATTTGTGGTGAGATCGACTGGCCAATAACTTTTTAGATTTTGAAATGTTCTGCCTCCAGAATGTTTCTCGTCCCGGCTGAGCACAAATATCTCTGGTCAGTATCATCAAAAGGATAAATACAGCAGTGCACTTTACGGAGTTCGTCCTTCACCTAACTAGTTTGCACACGTTGTGCTCTCAGAGTCATGACATTATCGCACATATTGTTATTTGCTGCATCTAATATTGTGTAGTAAACAGTGGTAGACTCTCCAGAAGCATACTGCAAATATGTTGCATTAGCACATGTAGATTTCCAATTAAGTTCCTCTTAAGCTTATGGAGGATATAAACAGTTGGACTTTGCTGCTCGTACTGGAATCTGTACTAGATGAGGTGAAGCAGTGGCCACAGAGAGCACAAAGTCTGCAGTTTGTAAAGGTGGATGAAGTACAACATTTCTTCCACACAGCTTTGGCTGATAAAAATATCTATAAACATGCAAGTTTGATattaatttaagttttaaaaaggCAGAGTTGAAAGTTGTACAGCAGAGTGATACAATTGTATTTAAATATACAATACATCCATTTCAGTGGAAAGAATTTCTTTTTTACGTGACATACAGAATTAAATCCATCATTATTTTTCAAACAGTGGATTTTCTTTTGGAATGTGGTGAAACAAAGGCCCATGTGAAAGGGTTTCAGGCTGTAGGAAAGGCAGTGAATAACTTAGCGTACaatagaatacaaaaataagCCACTGGCGGAAAGCTGTAAGTGCACCTTATCGGACGTGGTGAGGTAAAACTCCACTAATGCAACTAAAATATAAACATCactcaaaaaatatatataaaaagaggaGACACTCCTCATCACGGACTACATACAGCACAAACACAACTAATCTTGCTAAATAATATTTGTTTTTCAGTCACACActttacattttatataaatCCTATTGTAAAGCTACACCAAAAGCATATTATATTTTACGTGTAAAAATAATTATCAAACCATACTCCTTTTAATATTTTAGGAATGAATCATGCATACTTTTCATCATATGTAACAACTTTGCAAACCATGTTGCTGTTTTAGATTTGTTGAAgtattttctgttgattgaGAACAAACAGAAGTAGCCTACGTATACTGTGATGCTGTAGCGGCTGCATGGATGCCACAAATGGTTTTTGTATTCTGTAAACTGTACAGTTATTATACTGGAAAATAATACTCTGCAATTCTGATCCTCCTCTCTATATTTGAAAAGCCTTATTGATGCCTTATGTCCTTATTTGTACAATGGATAAAAAGTTCTTAAACAATCCttaaatctggaaacaaaataGTAAACATGGGTTTATTCTAAgtatctgacaacattatggaaaggaattctaaggaggtcgacctttctgttaaagagtaagatccttttttttaaaacataaaaacatcgtgaaattgcatttttacagagtaaataaacaacaattttagcatcgtaaaacacaattcagtcaaagtcgacagaaaaaaaaaatatatataactatgAAAAGCctttttgggtcgtctttccacttttacaaccatcacaactctagttttggttgaaataaacacatagtttaccgatttacatgtaaaaatatgttggctctatacacgctaaaagtattgcttttttaaatggagtctggtgggcaagcgacttcagagctgtttctggttaaacatgtctcaaagaggttttaaaggtctatctctgtagggatcctttccacaatgttgtcagacacttagaatattaatctgagcctgtcagcggtaaaacaagcacttttgtggaggtaaatacaagctggacaaaacttacattgtagcttgatTCGCAGATgttgactgcagcgatctcacttaaagtgatggttcggagtaatttcacccacgagccaaacacccccccagaatcttttttcacctgggtcgaacattgggagagttagcgtagagtagcgttatcagctgaatagcttagctaatggatccacgtttgtatctcgtaagttaccccactaataatgcccgaaatgataccaaacttctacactagtacaaataggttatgtactcataaaacgatggattggaaagtttgtaagtacaccagaagtgtatgtaaataacatttgcctgttggcttctcgtctctgctgctgctgctaccgcttagggccgtctacaaattacagcaccgaaaagagatacaacaaaaatatttattaatttaatgattaaataaggtaatgtctccaaacttatttcaattataacttgtctcctgctagttatactacagcacttactttaaaaaaaaagttaaattaataaatatttttgttgtatctcttttcggtgttgtaatttgtagacggccctaagcactcttactgccgggtagtatcagcagcagcagcagagacgagaagccaacaggcaagtattatttacatacacttctggtgtacttacaaactttccaatccatcgttttatgagtacataacctatttgtactagtgtagaagtttggtatcatttttaTTTACTACGTTGAGTTTAGGCAAAGTGCAGCAATTGTTACAAAATGGGGTTGTTATTACATAGTGAAGtgaaaatgttttacatttatttctatttttatatagatgtttttatatagcgcttttctagtcttaacgactactcaaagcgctttaccatagtacaggaaccattcaccattcacacacattgatacactgtggccgaggatgccgtacaaggtgccacctggtcatcagataaacattcacacacatttatgtgtgatgtgtgatggcgcagcatcgggggcaactcggggttcagtgtcttgcccaaggacaccaaccaccaaccttccgattggcaggcgacatctctaccacttagccacagccgccccaatGCAGTGTTTTTACATAATGTGTTAAGCTAAACTGTATGTATTATCCTGGGTAGCACATGTAATCATGGGGGACTGGCTTTAGGTTGTACCCATGGGTGAATCAAAGGTATTGCTCAGTGCAGAAATATGGTAAATACAACATGAGTTTCAGTAACCAGCAGCACCAACTGAGGCAGTAACTGCTCTTATGCCAGCTTTGACCTCCTTCAGACACAGAAGCAGCAGCCATGGCAGAATTATTATTTCCTTTGTCTTATATCTTCTTTATGATCTCCTCATATTTGGGTGGAGGGTCGCTGTATGAAGGTGCTGAAGTCTCATCACCACTGCTTTCCAGGTGTCCTGTCACCTCTTCATAAGATGGAGGCGGTGTAGCACCGGACAGCTGTGAGGCCACAGACTGGGACGAGTCCTGGACATAGAGGGCACAAGTGTTCTGCTGGTGGAGGCCATGGGAGTCCGACTGGGAAACTCCTCTTCTCTCAGCACCACTCACTACCACAGTGGGCCGTAAGCTGGAGTCCTGCTGCAAGCTTTCAGTGTGCGCTTCCCGGTGAACCAGAATGCGTGGCATGCGGTTGTTGGCCAGGTAGCGGTTCTGGGTGTAGGCAGGGCGACGACGAGTAGCCTTCTGAAGCTGGCACCTCCAAAGGAGGAAGAGGCCAATGATTAGTAGCAGGGCAACGCCCAGCAGAGGAACCACCATGTAGACAGTGTCGGCACACTCAGAGCGCCCCTCGCTGTTGCTGCTCACTGTGTAAACGCTAcgagttttccaaaactccatCTGGAAAGCACAAAGGAGATATTATACATTTTGACACGTAGGTTTAATTTCAAGCTATTTGTTTGAAACAAAGTCATACTAAAACTGAAAGTGACAATAAAGTCAGGGTAGTAGAGAAATGTGATTGCTgatgtatgcatgtatacacCGACTTTACAATAACCAGAGGTAGGTTTGGGCATCGTttagattttaacgattctgattccaattccgattcttcctttcgattccggttcttatcgattctcgattccggttcttaacgattctcgattccggttctttgagtggtggagttgaaacgggtcacatgcttatttcacaaatacgtttttattttgattcaaaggtgggttgcagtttgacggggctttttcaatgtaaaataaagccacactagagcactgcttactgtgctccgtggctgcaacacaacaagcgcctggccgctacggaaaccaaaacttgcgcatgttaaatttggaacccatgatcagatttgaaaccaaatcctccaaacgattccaaacgaTTGCAACAAATGGTTCTCGATGCTGtaagaaattaaaataatcagTCAAGCTGGCTGTGCTATATGAGGATACAAATTATAGTTgaatagtattgtgtgtttagtgtgtttagtggaagagcactgtgacagcttagtcatgcaaaatgagaaaaggatactgtgcagaaagcagcactgtatgacggtggtcagaaagcaacaagagtgcagcaacgaagttaatatcagtttgatATCAGTTTGACCATGAAAGTAAGTTACTTCTCAATCTGGTGGCGcattgttctttctgaccatcaGCATAGCTAAAGTCTGTCTAACAACTGATGAAGAGGGCGTGTGCCAAAAGACTGGGTCCAGTCTGTGCACCTACCAGGGGACGCCAAGTCTAAACCACGGTACTCCTCcaacttttaataaacaaatcaaaatgctctTAGAGACTGATATAAGCCATGTATAAGCCAGAAAATTCAGTCTAATGAGAGAAGCCTGTGTGCGTGCTCAACTCGAACCCGTGTACATGTTTATGctcttatgattttacttaaatacttGTTAGGGCCCGagtgccgacagcggcgaaggccctattgaaactgaaggaattattttctgcaaagtaattgcctttttgaggggcttaacatactcaaaaactcacaaaatttggcggtcgcatcaagtctggtgaaatttttttattttaagggttttgtgattaggcgcacaaaaatggcttgctagcgccccctagaaagttagaAGAAtttagcccctgcagtgcgtttaacgttgactcacgaaacttggtacacatatgtaacatgtcaggACGTACAAAAAACATCATTAGAgtcataccctaaacccaacaggaagtccgccattttgatttcaaagttcgaaattagtaagattttggccatttccacatgtcgtactttaacgaactcctcctagagatttcatccgatcaacttcaaactcggtctgtgccatcttaagatgttaaagatgaaaagttgttaaaagaaaaacttttcgtcatggaCGTGGCcatggcggggcggccattttgtgcatttcgccgccgaaacaggaagtgggtgtaactcgagtgtacgttgtccaactggctcgaaacttttcaggattcataagagtccaaccctgaggacaaataaaggccgatatttacttaaagtcatagcgccctctagtggcaacaggaagtaggcctaaaagtcaaggtgctatactttaacgaactcctcctagagatttcatccgatggactgcaaacttggtctgtaccatcccaacaccttaacaatgaaaagttattaaaagaaaaacttttcgtcagacggtgtgggcgtggcatgtgatactgagccgccccctataatatgaccacgcccacttactcaggccacgccccctttcataacattttaaccgtttaaggtagagtcttgtgtgaggtgtcattgaactcagcagagacttcgtttttaattggtcatggtttgacccgccccctatgttgaagccacgccccctttattaaaatttgaaccgtttaagatagacccttgtgtgaggtatcaatgaactcagcagagacttccttcttcattggtgatggtttggcccgccccctatgttgaagccacgccccctttaataaatgctgacccatctaaggtagagtcttgtgtgaggtatcattgagttcagcagagacttccttcttcattggtgatggtttgacccgccggtaaccccgacacGCGCCGaagcgcgagggcccgtccatcgctgctcgcagctttaattaaacTTTTAAGTCCTCTCCTTTTAACACGcacaatgcccaaccctaaccAGAGGGGTGTTTAATAAAGCAGTACATGTCAAATCTACATTACACATTGACATTGGGATGCACTTACATTAATTACATAATTAAAATCTGAACTAGTATATTTTTCATTCTTAATATTTGCACAGTATTACAGTTAGCATGTGCGTTTAAATACACTGCAATATACAATACTACAAGTAGAATAAAGCTAATAAACAACCCTGAGCcatggctgtagcttcatagtAAGAAAAATTTCACCATTCCTTCTctctttaaatgttaaaaaaaaatatttattaaaaatgcagAAAGTGGCACAGTCAATCTGAAGTTatttacacaaatacaaaagtaaCATCTAATGTGATACAAGTATATCCTAAACAACTTAAAATTGGCTCTTTCTCTACGTTCTCGGGGCACGTATTGAGTATGAGTATGAGTATGGTGACAAAGCCAGTCGCCTTTTGGCCCATCAGCTAAAACGTCAGGCAGCTGGCCGATCTATATCTCAAATTGAATGCCCATCTGGAACTCTTACAATTGACCCTATGGAGCTTAACTCTGTTTTTAAAACGTATTACTCCTCACTTTACACATCAGAGTCCCCAGATACTTCTGATGTGATGGTAGAATTTCTGGATAACTTGGTGATACCCACAATCGAATCCACACTGGCTGAGCAAATTGATGCCCCGGTAACATTAGATGAGATCATACGCTCTATTAAATCTTTACAGTCAGGGAAGGCCCCTGGCCCTGACGGCTTTCCCCctgaattttacaaaaagtttCATGATAAACTGGCCCCACTACTATTGTCTGTGTTTGAGGTGTCCCTGAAGCATTGatttttatgatttgatactataaataaaatttaattgaattgaataacagATGAGATAATACATTTATTACAGTGATTTTAGAAGACGCACTTCAAGAtgcaaatctctctctctctctctgcatgctTAATCTTGTGCTGCTGCATCCCTTATGTTAATCAGACAGCATTCAGTTCAGACTCGTGTTGTTTTGATTGTGATATAGAAATGTTTAGGTCCAACCTGTAAGATTGTTACACAGTTACATGAAGATGACTCGCGTTTATTCAGACCAGAGATCAACATGCTATATTACTAATCAGATTAACATAAAGGAGTACATGTCTGAAAGGAGCTTTTGATCCAGCACACAAATGACTTTGATGTATCAGTTAGGACCCCAGCCAATTATTCTCTCTGAAAAACAAAGTTACAGGTTTCAGTGGCTACAAGAACATGTGTTTACTTTGTCACTTTCAGCGTCTCCTTTTGTCATTTAAACATCCTGGGCAGCAAATAAAAGACTCTTAAGATTAACTGGAGGAAAAGTGCACAATAACTGAACATGGAGCGTAAAGGAGCATCATTCAAgccagcagtggtggaagaactattcagatcctttactttagtaaaagtactaataccacacagtaaaaatactctgttacaagtaaacgACCTGCATTGAAAAAATTTATCTTAAGTAATCATCagaaaaatttacttaaagtattacaagtaaatgtacttaatacAGA is a window of Perca fluviatilis chromosome 16, GENO_Pfluv_1.0, whole genome shotgun sequence DNA encoding:
- the LOC120544707 gene encoding transmembrane gamma-carboxyglutamic acid protein 3 isoform X1 produces the protein MMVQRPQRKYNWKDKEIQELLLQQVPEMDGNSEGDNTSADSLTINSGPERNGQSGAAFLDGKDAHSVLKRFPRANGFLEELRQGNIERECGEESCSFEEANEVFENKERTMEFWKTRSVYTVSSNSEGRSECADTVYMVVPLLGVALLLIIGLFLLWRCQLQKATRRRPAYTQNRYLANNRMPRILVHREAHTESLQQDSSLRPTVVVSGAERRGVSQSDSHGLHQQNTCALYVQDSSQSVASQLSGATPPPSYEEVTGHLESSGDETSAPSYSDPPPKYEEIIKKI
- the LOC120544707 gene encoding transmembrane gamma-carboxyglutamic acid protein 3 isoform X2, giving the protein MDGNSEGDNTSADSLTINSGPERNGQSGAAFLDGKDAHSVLKRFPRANGFLEELRQGNIERECGEESCSFEEANEVFENKERTMEFWKTRSVYTVSSNSEGRSECADTVYMVVPLLGVALLLIIGLFLLWRCQLQKATRRRPAYTQNRYLANNRMPRILVHREAHTESLQQDSSLRPTVVVSGAERRGVSQSDSHGLHQQNTCALYVQDSSQSVASQLSGATPPPSYEEVTGHLESSGDETSAPSYSDPPPKYEEIIKKI
- the LOC120544707 gene encoding transmembrane gamma-carboxyglutamic acid protein 3 isoform X3, producing MAAAFLDGKDAHSVLKRFPRANGFLEELRQGNIERECGEESCSFEEANEVFENKERTMEFWKTRSVYTVSSNSEGRSECADTVYMVVPLLGVALLLIIGLFLLWRCQLQKATRRRPAYTQNRYLANNRMPRILVHREAHTESLQQDSSLRPTVVVSGAERRGVSQSDSHGLHQQNTCALYVQDSSQSVASQLSGATPPPSYEEVTGHLESSGDETSAPSYSDPPPKYEEIIKKI